The sequence GGGTTGTGTATTAATTGCAGGTAATACCTTTATTACCAAGGGCTGCCATATAGCTAGATCAGTTGCGCCGAATATCACATTCGCTAGTCAACTTCCGGGGCAAGATACAACTAGCCTTCGCAAAAGTGCTTTCATGACAAGATTGAGGTCTACGGCGAGCTGATTTTTATAATTCCGGAATTAACTCAGCTCCTGCATCCTGATAACATCATCAAATATCTCTTCGCTGCTTTGACAGTTATGATTTTCCTGCCTTAGCTCACGGTCGGCGGATTTTCCTGAGAGAGACGGCTGTAAAATGCCCTCTGAGGATGCTGAATAAGTTGGGTCGGCCAAACGGTAGCTCAACGACGTGGAAATGTGCGTATTTTCACTGTTCAGGCTGTCCTTGGGCGGTGGCTGATTGAGTGAGTTGGAGTGTCACGTCCATCAAAACGACTCCTGTCGGGCTAGTCCCTTGTGGCATAGGAATCAGTATCTAAACCGCCGAATTCCCTAGTTTCAGCATTTAGTGTTGCCAAGAACGGATAATGCGCCGATGTGCCGCATGAGATATCACGCAAGCTGAAAGGACACAAGTTTGGCGAGCTGAATAGACCGGTCGGGCGGCATACAAAGGAACCGGCTCAACGAAGCGGGCGGGCACACCGGCACCCAACAGCCAGAGCACAATATTCCTTTGTGATCCTCCAAGCTGCTCTGTCTTCTCCAGGTTTCCCCAGCACATGTGAGACCGACCTTGGATCTTGCGAGCATCCTTGAGGGACTAGGTCTGCTCATCTACGCATCTGTGAAGCCGGTGACCAGTAATAACCGGGAAGGATTTGGAGGAACGATAAGGGCCTGCAAGAAAGCGAGGATCCTAGTTCGAGAACGATTTGGGCAGGATCTAGTTTCTGGACGAGGAGCGCTTGTCTTAACAGGAAACAACAGGATCGCCTATCACGATGCGATTTGATTCATTTTTTACGGGAAAGTCTGGTCGCATAGGCTCCTTTGACACGAGCCTAACGCTGCTACCATGGTTCATTGTACAATGCGTCAAAATTGTTTTCTGGGCTTGTGTGTTTCGCATCATGACACCTCAAACTTCGGGTGTTGCGGTCGCCATCTCCACAGCCAAGAGATCAGTCACCCAACGGCAACTATGGATCACCAAGTTTTTGGTGCTGTGGGCCGAGCCACCTGTCCGAGTTTCCTTGTTAGGGACAGTTATTGGGCGCCGAGGAAGTGCTCATCCTTGCGACATCCTTGCGGCATCCTTGTAGTTGAATCGGTGGTGGCTTGGGCCAGagcttgccaccaccactcagTGCCTGGACTGGACGACAGTGaaacagcaccaccagagAAGGATAAGGCGGACCGATGAAGATGGCATGCGACAAGGAGGCACCGATCTCTCTGCCCCTTGCTTTAGTTCCATAAGAATGGCTCGTGAAGAGTGAGCCCTTGGTTCCAGAAGGGTCCACACCACACGGAAGACAACCCATTCAAGGTTTGGGTCACTTCTGGTCTTTTGAGTAGAAGGTGCTGAGTGAGAGATGGACTCTTTATTAATGCTAGAGATTAGTACAAACGCCGTTGGCTATAATCGGGTCTCACGCTTTTCAGCCTTTTCCTCCGGCCGAGTGGTAGTCTGGCCATGATTCTCAGGGACTTTTTGTCTGTAGTAAATTTCGTGTCAAGGGACTGGGCCGCTTACCCAACAGTCGGCTACTGGTGGGTTCGGGTTGCAAGATGCTGAAAAGAATTCCTGCACGTTTTGTTTAAGTCTTGTCCCTTTCCTCATTGCACACGACTTCCGTCTTTCTAGTGTTTCGGACGGAATCGTGGTAATGTGCACGTTATAGGCGGACACACCGTCCTCGCCATTTCCACCATTGAATCGACGCCCACCATCCCCAACAGTTTGAGAattttggttgttggaatctgAGATAGGGGAGGACCAAGAGCTTAGGAGCAAGATGGTTGCGGTATCTTGGATATTGGCCGCGCTGTGCCTCTTTCCGTCCGTTCGTTCCGCTGATAATGCACCATCTTTGGCCGCGATTGGCGATATGCCGGACTGTGCAGTGAGTAAATTTTCCGACAATCGTGATATGCGCACTGGATTATAACACTCGATCGGTTTGATCTAGATCCACTGTCTGTTCGCGGCTATACCGAAATCGACTTGTCAGAtcacaaaccagacatgtattTGCGAGAGCAAGACGATCAACGATGCCATGACTAGCTGTGTCAAAGAAAATTGCACAATAAAACAAGGACTGGGTATGCCATTATTTGACAAAGCAGGTCGGGGACTGGGGCTATCTTCTGACTAACACAAAATTTGCTAGCCACAATGAACATTACACAAACAACATGCAATAGACCTATACGCGACAAAGCAAAGACCTACCAAGTCGTCAGCAATACACTCGTCATAATAGCAGCTTTATTCATTATACAGAGATTTGCGTTTAAATTATACGCACGACTCGAACTCGGACTTGACGACTATTGTACCTTGTTAACCCTCATAGCGGGTATCCCAAGCACCGTTATCAATGCACACTTTTTAACGGTCAACGGAATCGGTCGAGACATCTGGACGCTGACACCGGAACAAATCACTAATTTTAGTCTGTACTTCTATATCGACGAAATAGTGTACTTGGCCGAGGTATCCTTGGCGAAGCTCGCCCTGCTCTTCTTCTACATGCGGATATTTCCCAGCAAAAACGTACAGCGCCTGCTCTGGGGCACTATCGCGTTTGACATTGTTTTCGGCTTGGCATTCGTTCTagttgccatcttccaatgCAACCCAATCAACTTCTTTTGGGTCATGTGGGACGGCGAGCATAAGGGCCAGTGTTTGAACATTAACGCAATAACCTGGTCGAATGCCATTATTAGTATTTCGCTGGACGTCTGGATGCTGGGCATTCCACTCTGGCAACTAAAGAGTTTACGGCTCGGGTGGAAAAAGAAGGCAGGGGTTGCTGCCATGTTTTCTGTCGGTGCATTGTAAGTTGTCTTGTACACAATATTCGGCGCTGTGAATCAACGGTTGCTAATATGTGTACTTTACCAGTGTCACGATTGTCAGCATCCTGCGCTTGAAATCACTTATTGCTTTTTCCTATCATACCGACAATCCAACCTGGGATTTTTTTGATGTTGGCATATGGTCCGACATCGAGATCAACGTTAGCATGATCTGCGTTTGCCTGCCTTCGTTCCGATTACTACTTGTGCGACTGTTCCCTCGACTCAGGGAGACGACGCAACACTATTACGCGGATAGGAGAACTGGTGAGAACACGGGGAAATCTAGACGAGGCGGCACCTCTCAAAGCGGACGGGAAGGAACCGGGAccggtgaagatggcaacagAATATGGTACCAAAAGTCCTTTACCGTCAAATATGTTGAGACGGATGAATTGCAGCTGGTTTCAATGCCAGAGCAAGACAGAGCAAGTGCCAAGTCGGAGGTATCTTCGCGCTAACATGcttcattttgttttgtAGACATAATAGATACTGGTATACACATACAAATAGATTGACCTTGGCTCCAACTGGTCTTGGCAAAGTAACGGTCCCTCTTTTAAACTTCACGGTTGCTGCTTTGTGACTAGGTTCCAGTTGGTGAACCTGCTGTGAGTTATGGCCAGCCCAGTCTTGGCGGCAGTTGGCATTCAGCCACCACTTATGAGGTATCGATTTGAGGCTTCGAGAGGGGTCAAAAACGTGTGTATTTAAGGCGAGGAAAGTCTTCACTGATTCAAACGTGACAGATTGTTGCTTCTTCAATCACCCTTTACCACCATATATCTTACCACTTGCTCTAAGCAACATGCCTTTGCCTTCACATGCGTTTTTAGTCACCGGAGGATGCAATTGTGGCAGCATTCGGTATTAGTCACCCCATATTTTATATGCAGTTTGTCTTACATGTAAGCTGGAAGTTTGGCTGACTGGGCATCTAGATATCGCATCAATGTCCCAGCAGGAGACGAGAGGCCGCCCGCATTTACCACCGCCCCTCCCGCTGAAGCAAACTCGTCTCATGAACGCCTACCACACATCATCGCATGCCATTGTGACGATTGTCGTTATGCGTCTGGACATTCATCTTTGGAGGCTATTGTGACCCCTGCGTACATGGTCACAGTGTCAGCTCTGCCCATGCCAACGCCGAGTACTGACGGCGTCGCGATAACCGGTCGCTTGATGGAACATCCTGCCAACGAACAAGAAGTCCTGAGTTCTGATACTGGTAGGCCGCCGTACATTAAAGCTACTGATGTTTTGAGACCGGGCGCACCAGGTGCAAAAGATACGTGGTTGCGGTTCTTTCACTCGTACCAGTGCGATGCTGAAGTTGCATCTCGCAGCTTTTGCGGTCGCTGCGGATCGCCCGTTGCGTTTCACTATCGCCCTAGGGCAGAGTACTATGGCCAATGGTTCCGGTCGCCTGATGGCTGGGAGGACGTAGTTGATCTGATGCTGGGGACCGTGGACAAATTTTGCTTGGACAAGGATGGAATGCAAGTTGAACACGACATGACCTGGTCAGAGGCACCTAGCTGGAGCAAAAGACACGTACTTCATGGTCGCTCTTCTGTCGGCGCGCGACATCCATCTAATTCGTTGGCTGAAGTGATTTAATCTACTGAGAGCCTGTTGTCATTGCTTACACGAGGTGCTCAGACAAGTGGCAAGAGAGCGTGTCACGCTACCAGCAGCACTATGGCTTTGTTCTCCTTAGGATAGGTGCCCCGAGGATATATTTTTCATTGTTTGTGTAGTTGATACTTTAGTTAAACGAAATAACAGCACACTGACTAGACTCAATGTCTACGGACAGTTGCCCTCTTCTTGGTTTGATCTTTtcaaccttgtccttgccgGATTGGACGAGGCGTCCGGCCGCGTAGTTCCATTCTAAACCACCCCATTGAACACCCGTCTCGACATTGGCTCCCGGTCCAGTGAGCCGTCGCACAATTGCCTTATCAGCTCGTgctgggacatggagggttACGCGTTGAACGGGTCGACGGTGTGTGCTGGTAGAGTTCCATTCGTCCAGGTTCAGAAGAACATATTTAGAAAGCTTACCACACTCATAAATTCCGTACGCTGAGAAATTCCAGATACCAAGATCCAcctcttgcacttgcacGCGGCCGTTTTTGCCAACAATGTCTGCGACAGCAATTTGTCCGTATAGTGGTGGCTTCACGGAAGGCTGCAAACCGTTTCGACGCACAGGAACCCAGCCAGTATAGCCAAAGGTGGTCCCTTGGATAAGATTGAACCGTGCAATGTTCTGATGTGGTGTGAATCAGTACGCTCTCGAGTCTCGATATGATACTCAAATAAAGAAGACGTCGAAGGTGTTGGGTGAGAGTCTGAGCGAACGTACCATTGTCATACCATAGAGTAAATAGTCAATCAACCATAGTGCACTTCCAAAGACGCCCTCAACATGCGTCATGTTTAAATTCACATAGTCACTATTTGTTTCACCTAGTAGGAAGGTTATATTGGGATTGTGGCGTTTGATcgcgtccatgtctggcttgaAGGCACTCAGGTTGCCTGCCACAGCTGTGTGATTCATGAAAGAATCTGCCGATAACGCATGGTTAGCCATTGTTTGTTTGGAATGTATTGGATTGAAGGGCAGGAACTTACTTTGCAGCCTCACCCATGGCTGGTTGCCAGAAGAGTAGCTTTGCATGGAGTTAGCGGTGGTTGTGCCGTGTTGCCTTTTGTTAGCTTACTGATGTAAGGATACTGATTTGATGTAATTCGTATGATTCAGTCCAGCGTCAAAGGCGTTTGCTCTATGCAGGAATTAGTGGCATTGCTCAGATTCATGTAGGAGCAAAGGATCATAGGCACACACGTTGTAAATGTACCCAAGTTTTGAGTGGCATACACCAGGCCCTGGAAAAAGGTTCGCTCAGGTAGGCCGTAAGAATTTCCACTGAGAACCTTCTGCGATATTGCTTTTGCATACCTCGTCCACTCCTGAACGTAGTCATAGACAGTGTATGTTGCTGGTCTGACTTTTGTGAGGGCGTAAAGATCGGGTTCGTTTCCGATCTCAAACGCTACCAGCTTATCTTTGAGCTCCTCCATTACCTTTTCACATACTGAAATCGTGTTATTGAGAGCTTCTGGTCCTTGACTAGCCAAGTTGGCTTGAAAGTTCCACAGGGAGCCTGGAAAGTTGTGAAATCCTTCAAACCAAGATGGACCAACGGTAACCATCAGCGGTATGCCATTTTCGAGCTCCTCTGACAAAACGACGGACTCTAATTGGGAAGCATTATATACTAGTCGATCGCTGCGATGTATGTATGTTTTCCTCGGTCAGACAGATTTTTGGGAACGATAGTTGTACATTCATACTCACGTTGAAGTGCCTCCAAGACGAACATAGGGGTGTGCGCCGGTCTTCTTATGTAGCAAGTCTAGAATATCTCTGGAGAACAGGTTCGGGTGAGACTTATTTCCGGTAAAGTCTGCAAAAAAATGGGCAGGCAGAGAAAAAGAGGCGAAAGCATGATCGACGGGCTGGGAAGTACTACTTGACGCTCGGGGGGGCAGTGAAACATGGATGATGTGAGGTGAAGTTGCAGCTGCAAGTCCGGTAGCGGCAACTATGCCCAACAAAGCCCAATGAAGTGATGTTTTCATATTGAATCAAATCAGATGGGAGGTAGTTGGGAGCGCCTGGTAAACTTTTGTATTCCACAGCAGCGGAGATAATGCAATTTATAGAACTACGTAAACCCCATTTTTCGAGTTCATAATGGGCGCCACAGCTCATGTCAAGATGTCATTTTGTTGCATGATTACAGAAGCACTCTCGCATGCCAGGTTTGGGCTAGATAACATTGGGGTTGTCTCCAAAAGAGGTGGAAACAAAGGTTGACTTGCACTATACATCTTTGTCAAGTTGAGAATCTGGGGTTTGTTTGAGGAGTGGCAACTGGCTATGGatcaaagaagagcaagaccAGGGGTTCCAGAGAATGGCGCCGGAATACTCGCCTACAATGCGTTCACAAGGCCTAGAGTATAACTACTCAGGTACGGATAGGTCGGCAATGATTCGGGCGGTCGCTTCGATGGCCCCCTTGCTCATAGATCATGTCAATTATCCTGACAAGCTAGCCAGGTTGTTTGACGTCTTCCTCTTGTGAACCGAGGTTTTGCACGAAATGATGCCGAAGTTTAGCAGAATTAGATGGTTGTTTTTGGTCTAGCAGGGATGTATTAATTATGGCTTTCAGGTTGTAGCTCCGCAAAActtttgatgatgatgtacGTCGGAAGCCTTGGTTCTCATCTGCAGTAACAAGTTGTATGTCGCAAGCAAACCACGTACATAATGATATGGAGACAAGAACAAATAAGCGGCTGAGCTTGCTCGTCGTTGAGCCTCTACACGAATAATTGTCGTGAAGCTGGAGCGCAGGaacaaacaacaaagcaGGGTCAAGTCCATATATGGGCAAAGGGAATATCAAGGGAAAATTGACAACCAGACCGAATTGCCGCACGAAGATTGAAGACACCAGgctgttcaatgttcccacaccaccagacaacacaGATAGATACCAGACTGGTCAGGACTGGCCAGGGCTATTTTCCATTTCATTTCAGGACAATGGAAACGGAATCGTTCCCGCaacccctccccctccttTCAGGCTGGGCCCATTGGTAAGGTAGCAGCCAAGCCGTAGCAAAAGCAAGATCCAATAAATCTGTAACCCCGATCTGGACGGcttcagtccatgtctgtgctTTATGTCTGCTTATCCAGGGATCATCTTGGCGGGTTTAGCGGGgaacatcaacatcaagccaTTTGACATTTGGTCAGTctgtacctaggtatgtatgtggtctggtctggggaCTCCAgtcaagctggctggtgggGCAGAATGATTACGCTTGCAGAGGAAGTTGCGACCAACGCAACTGGCGAATCAGCATTGACTGTCGGTTCTCCGGAGTGGTCGATTTCGACTTGcatctgtctggtctggtgagagcaccgtcaccg is a genomic window of Pochonia chlamydosporia 170 chromosome Unknown PCv3seq00010, whole genome shotgun sequence containing:
- a CDS encoding glycoside hydrolase family 79 (similar to Moniliophthora roreri MCA 2997 XP_007855932.1) translates to MKTSLHWALLGIVAATGLAAATSPHIIHVSLPPRASSSTSQPVDHAFASFSLPAHFFADFTGNKSHPNLFSRDILDLLHKKTGAHPYVRLGGTSTDRLVYNASQLESVVLSEELENGIPLMVTVGPSWFEGFHNFPGSLWNFQANLASQGPEALNNTISVCEKVMEELKDKLVAFEIGNEPDLYALTKVRPATYTVYDYVQEWTRYAKAISQKVLSGNSYGLPERTFFQGLVYATQNLGTFTTANAFDAGLNHTNYIKSVSLHHYSSGNQPWVRLQNSFMNHTAVAGNLSAFKPDMDAIKRHNPNITFLLGETNSDYVNLNMTHVEGVFGSALWLIDYLLYGMTMNIARFNLIQGTTFGYTGWVPVRRNGLQPSVKPPLYGQIAVADIVGKNGRVQVQEVDLGIWNFSAYGIYECGKLSKYVLLNLDEWNSTSTHRRPVQRVTLHVPARADKAIVRRLTGPGANVETGVQWGGLEWNYAAGRLVQSGKDKVEKIKPRRGQLSVDIESSQCAVISFN